The region AATATTGATGTTCGGCATGTATTTCATTATGAACGGACACCTGGTACACGGCGGATGTTTTGCCGGCGGTATAATAGTTGCGCTCTCAATTATCCATATAATGCTTGCTTTTGGTAAAGATGTCGCTTTCAAAAGAATAACTGAAAGAGCCATAAAGCTTTGTATCGGGCTGGGGGCGTTTTCATTTTTATTGCTGGGGATAATTGGTTTCACTAAGGGAGCCTTCTTATATAATTTTTTCCGGAAACCCGGAGTTGATTACATAGGGCAGCCTTTTTCGCTTTTTAGTTCCGGCATAATGCCTTTGATGAACCTGGCAATATCTCTTACTGTTGCGTCAGGATTTTGCGCGATATTTTTAGCCTTAATAGTTTATAAACCGGGCGGCGGAGATAAGAACACTGGGAGGAAACTGTGACGGAATATTTTTTATGTTTGGTATTATTTTGCCTCGGGCTTTATGCGATACTGATAAAAAGGAACCTGATTAAAATAATAATAGGGCTTGCGATAATGGAATATGCAGTGAACCTTTTTTTCATTCTTATAGGTTATAAAAATAGCGGGACTGTGCCGATATTTTCTTCGCTGAAAGAGCCCCGCCCGGAGATTATGGTTGACCCGGTTGTGCAGACAATAATTCTTACAAATGTCGTTATAGGGCTTGCTATAACATTTGTACTTGTGTTAATTGCAATGCGCATTTACGAAAAATACGGTACTTATGATATAAGAAAAGTGAACCGTTTAAAAGGATAACGTCAACAAAATGTTAACGCTTTTTATTATTTTGCCTCTTTGCGGCGCATTTATAATATTTCTTGCTGGGAAATATTCAAAACATATCAGCTATTTTATGGGATGGTTTATTCCCGCAATTCTTAGTATATTGTCAATTAAATTATTGTTGGCAAAAGAAGTTTTTACTTATAATATCGGCGGCTGGGCGCCGCCATTGG is a window of Elusimicrobiota bacterium DNA encoding:
- a CDS encoding sodium:proton antiporter codes for the protein MTEYFLCLVLFCLGLYAILIKRNLIKIIIGLAIMEYAVNLFFILIGYKNSGTVPIFSSLKEPRPEIMVDPVVQTIILTNVVIGLAITFVLVLIAMRIYEKYGTYDIRKVNRLKG